CAGACGCCAATGCCACATTACTCGAAGTGCTGGGCAGCGTGCTGGAAACCAAGGGATATCCGAATGTCGATCAGACCTCCATTCATGAATCAAGTCAGCAGGAGCAGACGAAAGATTCGGAACAGGCACAGGGAGGGAAGCGGTCGTGACACTCCCGTTTTATAACTACTTTACAAATGGAGAAACAGACGAGAATGAATATGCTTCCTCTTCCTGGCCGGGACTGAACATATCTGCACATGAACGACATATCAAAGCACAGAGTCCAAGGGCTGCCCAAGCGCTGTCGAGTGCGGTATATGGCGGTGGGGTGCTTGAACTGGATCGCATATTTAACATCTATGTGGACAGGCATTACCGCTGTGATGATCCGCCGCGTGATATCGAACAAGCGCTGAACGAATGGCAAGAGCCGCGTGATCAATGTGCCGGATTATTGACGGCCGTAAGGCTGGAGCATACCTCCATTCAGGAATATACAAGTAATGAATTTGGACTTCTGTGCTGCACCACTGCGGGTGTATCGAATGCCGCCCGCGCGGGGTCGGAGAGAACGGTATTTGATACGGCAGGAAATAAGAAGATGTCTTCCGGCAGCGAGCGCTCTGCTCCTTCAGCACGGAATCTAACGATTCCCCCCTATGTCCCGGGTACAATTAACGTCATGCTCTGGTTGAATGGACGTATGACCAGCGGGGCGATGATGAATGCAGTACAGACGGCGGTGGAAGCCAAAGCGGCCGCGCTGGCGGATGCGGGTGTTCTGGATTCGGAGAACGGGTTGCCCGCTACCGGCACCACAACCGACGCCATTGTGATTGCAGTAGGTCAGGCAGTGGAAGTGGAGGAACCTCAGCCGATGATCACTTATGCCGGGACAGCAACTACGGCAGGGGCGGCGATTGGCAGATTGGTATACGACACGGTAACGGAGAGCCTTCGGGCCGGACTGTTATGGAAAGAGAGGATCAGGCAAAAATGACTTTTGACGTGGAGCATCTATGGAC
This Paenibacillus xylanexedens DNA region includes the following protein-coding sequences:
- a CDS encoding adenosylcobinamide amidohydrolase, producing MTLPFYNYFTNGETDENEYASSSWPGLNISAHERHIKAQSPRAAQALSSAVYGGGVLELDRIFNIYVDRHYRCDDPPRDIEQALNEWQEPRDQCAGLLTAVRLEHTSIQEYTSNEFGLLCCTTAGVSNAARAGSERTVFDTAGNKKMSSGSERSAPSARNLTIPPYVPGTINVMLWLNGRMTSGAMMNAVQTAVEAKAAALADAGVLDSENGLPATGTTTDAIVIAVGQAVEVEEPQPMITYAGTATTAGAAIGRLVYDTVTESLRAGLLWKERIRQK